A single Bacillus mesophilus DNA region contains:
- a CDS encoding competence protein CoiA family protein: protein MREALHVIDNEVYRLPYLAGKDEVENYKKLAKKEIYKCPYCEAKLIVKNGDQRGLYFSHQHSEACMESRVIEKAEKRYSKQTERETKRHSVIVDIIHDELKVKSKINKGLYVNNGYREKSDWKEYPDIYVKSLEKEYAISVITNVNALDDTSLAQKVKARHNYFIDKGLEPIWFVERNEQAIEREKNSIILWHAELTISSKTQEDIEWESLIAAEVKNNGMFFNLFNYPGFITHSNIDVNSLYYIFDNGGNVVVKVQRVIKDRTDKPYRAFLINEGYEIPFSEALVIEDGFKLSNKTIENDNRINFLEILQTKRKLHEEYLRNEEEKEKRKFEEAERERKQKKELQEIRLKELINQRKKEKVSTVLSYNDLKSLLKKKIGLTQKEQMELWTKYMLGKIGPSNSKVVWEIVTTNNCENFNDLKAVLDNIYFK, encoded by the coding sequence ATGCGAGAAGCTCTTCATGTAATTGATAATGAGGTATATAGATTACCTTATTTAGCTGGTAAGGACGAAGTAGAAAATTATAAAAAGCTAGCTAAGAAAGAAATATATAAATGCCCTTATTGTGAGGCAAAACTAATAGTTAAAAACGGTGATCAAAGGGGATTATATTTCTCCCACCAACATTCAGAAGCTTGTATGGAGTCTAGAGTAATAGAGAAAGCTGAGAAAAGGTATTCAAAACAAACAGAAAGAGAAACCAAACGTCATAGTGTAATAGTTGATATTATTCATGATGAACTAAAGGTTAAGTCTAAGATTAATAAAGGTTTGTATGTGAATAATGGATATAGAGAAAAAAGTGATTGGAAGGAGTATCCTGATATCTATGTTAAAAGCTTAGAAAAGGAGTATGCCATTTCTGTCATTACAAATGTAAATGCTCTAGATGATACAAGTTTAGCTCAGAAGGTAAAGGCCAGGCATAACTATTTTATTGATAAGGGATTAGAACCTATATGGTTTGTTGAAAGAAATGAACAAGCTATAGAAAGAGAGAAAAATAGTATTATATTATGGCATGCTGAACTAACTATCTCGTCAAAAACACAAGAGGACATCGAATGGGAATCACTTATAGCTGCAGAAGTTAAAAATAATGGAATGTTCTTTAATCTTTTTAATTACCCCGGCTTCATTACCCATAGCAATATAGATGTTAACAGTTTGTATTATATTTTTGATAACGGCGGGAATGTAGTAGTAAAAGTCCAACGGGTTATTAAAGACAGAACTGATAAACCTTATAGAGCATTTTTAATAAATGAAGGGTACGAGATACCCTTTTCAGAAGCACTTGTTATAGAAGATGGATTTAAGTTAAGTAATAAAACTATTGAGAATGATAATAGAATTAATTTCTTAGAAATATTGCAAACCAAAAGAAAATTACATGAGGAATATTTAAGAAACGAAGAAGAAAAAGAGAAGCGTAAATTTGAGGAAGCCGAAAGAGAGCGTAAACAAAAGAAAGAACTTCAGGAAATAAGATTAAAAGAATTGATCAATCAAAGAAAGAAAGAAAAAGTATCAACCGTTTTATCGTACAATGATTTAAAGAGTCTTTTAAAAAAGAAAATTGGCTTAACACAAAAAGAGCAAATGGAGCTATGGACAAAATATATGTTAGGTAAAATTGGACCTAGTAATTCAAAAGTAGTTTGGGAAATTGTAACGACTAATAATTGTGAAAACTTCAATGATTTAAAAGCTGTGCTGGATAACATCTACTTTAAGTAG
- a CDS encoding type II restriction endonuclease, which yields MAKHSRHGTRNTYRFVPVKDFSNNSDIDWSAPVQELDKQLYEKYGLSVEEINHIERKIKAM from the coding sequence TTGGCTAAACATAGTCGGCATGGTACTAGAAATACGTATAGATTTGTTCCTGTAAAAGATTTCTCTAATAACTCTGATATTGATTGGTCAGCTCCAGTTCAAGAATTGGATAAGCAGCTGTATGAAAAATATGGGCTATCAGTTGAAGAAATCAACCATATAGAGAGAAAAATTAAAGCAATGTAA
- a CDS encoding recombinase family protein, translated as MKKKRAFGYKRRSPRSEKDFGNTSLEKQEDEIIKYCEMNDIELVDVYVDDLKSGSSFKGRDGFIEMYNRVVKEEEDIDYIIVYKQDRLSRDPLDTLYFMKQLNAIDKHIICIADSINTEDPTAKILVHVLSLVAELEREFISFRTNSGMEKKAEDGDFLGGKIYGYEVINKKLSILPDEAKIVKYIFDKYVSENWGYKKIAGNLNIQGVKTKHKKEWTTTAIKTILQNQIYIGNIKWRGKYTKGQHTRIIEQTLWDQVKFVMQARSFIPQKKNPGSYPLSGLLRCPQCKGIMVQGNSNPQNKYYQCNKNKCSGSSVCKSNLVKKEYAEEYVLQDFLHRLKNKVSASVVYSVIKSILNYELNPLENEASNLKKQIEKLEREMLKIMEHSSDPLLNLDREMIRTQLVRKQNEIIKIKTIHADITMQIELKQNDSIMDIIEFSIKNFEDFYHTLSDDEKKLFFHSVIKEVHVTEEEKPKDRRIKEVIYHFDLEELNRIVKS; from the coding sequence ATGAAGAAAAAAAGAGCTTTTGGTTACAAAAGAAGAAGTCCAAGATCAGAAAAGGACTTTGGTAACACGTCATTGGAAAAACAAGAAGATGAAATAATTAAATATTGTGAAATGAATGATATAGAACTGGTTGATGTTTACGTAGATGACTTAAAATCAGGTAGTTCATTCAAAGGGCGCGACGGTTTTATTGAGATGTATAACAGAGTAGTAAAAGAAGAAGAGGATATAGACTATATTATTGTCTATAAGCAAGATAGGCTCTCTCGTGATCCCTTAGATACGTTGTATTTTATGAAACAACTAAATGCAATTGATAAACACATTATTTGCATAGCAGACAGCATTAATACTGAAGATCCTACAGCTAAAATACTTGTTCATGTATTGTCATTAGTTGCTGAACTGGAGAGGGAATTTATTTCTTTTCGAACTAACTCTGGAATGGAAAAAAAAGCTGAAGATGGGGATTTTCTTGGCGGAAAGATTTATGGATATGAAGTTATTAATAAGAAGCTTTCAATACTTCCTGATGAAGCAAAGATTGTTAAATATATTTTTGATAAGTATGTATCAGAAAATTGGGGATATAAAAAGATTGCAGGCAATCTGAACATCCAAGGTGTTAAGACCAAGCATAAAAAAGAATGGACGACTACTGCGATTAAAACAATCCTACAGAATCAAATTTATATTGGAAATATTAAATGGCGGGGTAAATATACAAAAGGCCAACATACACGAATTATTGAACAAACTCTGTGGGATCAAGTGAAATTTGTTATGCAAGCAAGGAGTTTTATACCGCAGAAAAAAAATCCGGGGTCGTACCCTCTTTCTGGCTTACTTAGATGTCCTCAATGCAAAGGGATTATGGTGCAAGGAAACAGTAACCCCCAAAACAAGTATTATCAATGCAATAAAAATAAGTGTAGTGGTAGTAGTGTATGTAAATCCAATCTTGTAAAGAAGGAGTACGCAGAGGAATATGTACTCCAGGACTTTTTACATCGACTTAAGAATAAAGTTTCTGCATCAGTTGTTTATTCTGTAATTAAGTCAATTTTAAATTATGAGCTAAATCCATTGGAGAATGAAGCTAGTAATCTAAAAAAACAGATTGAAAAGTTAGAAAGAGAGATGTTAAAAATTATGGAACACTCAAGTGATCCATTACTTAACTTAGATAGAGAAATGATAAGAACCCAATTAGTAAGGAAGCAAAATGAAATAATTAAAATAAAAACAATTCATGCCGACATTACTATGCAAATAGAGCTGAAACAAAATGACTCGATTATGGATATCATTGAATTTTCAATTAAAAACTTTGAAGACTTTTACCATACACTCTCTGATGATGAAAAGAAGTTATTTTTTCATTCTGTCATTAAAGAAGTTCATGTAACTGAAGAGGAAAAACCAAAAGATCGACGCATAAAGGAAGTAATTTATCATTTTGATTTGGAAGAGCTTAATAGAATTGTAAAGTCATAG
- a CDS encoding recombinase family protein, which translates to MKKKRAVGYRRRIPKSEKDFGNTSLEKQEDEIIKYCEMNGIELVVVYVNDLKSGNSLKGRIFYTTFRINNQHSHQLEINLRSRSEESI; encoded by the coding sequence ATGAAGAAAAAGAGAGCTGTTGGTTACAGAAGAAGAATTCCAAAATCAGAAAAGGACTTTGGAAACACTTCTTTGGAAAAACAAGAGGATGAGATAATTAAGTATTGTGAAATGAATGGTATAGAACTGGTTGTTGTTTACGTTAACGACTTAAAATCAGGTAATTCATTAAAAGGGCGGATTTTTTACACTACTTTTCGGATTAATAATCAACATTCGCACCAATTAGAAATTAATCTTAGAAGTAGAAGTGAGGAATCAATATAA
- a CDS encoding recombinase family protein: MNVRLRRLIQLIEVGLVKVVMVDSLIRISRDVNQIMSFGSLIEKHNAKVIVLDGAEVYRIKIYLETTNKRITMKTGNLSYFLA; encoded by the coding sequence ATGAACGTGCGTTTACGAAGGTTAATTCAATTAATAGAAGTCGGACTAGTTAAAGTTGTTATGGTTGACTCTCTTATTAGAATTAGTCGTGATGTAAATCAAATTATGTCTTTTGGTTCACTAATCGAAAAGCATAATGCGAAGGTAATTGTTCTTGATGGAGCTGAAGTATACAGAATTAAGATCTATCTAGAGACTACTAACAAACGAATCACAATGAAAACAGGCAACTTGTCATACTTCCTAGCATAA
- a CDS encoding iron-containing alcohol dehydrogenase, with the protein MEEKVIDMEYLTKYVSRELGISIDIINQIFDSEFDYYSALGLVEDESSSSDELGETNVVYMDELIDFINNRTNIPKTIIESVLDEEDKYMKRLDLIEGL; encoded by the coding sequence ATGGAAGAGAAAGTAATTGATATGGAGTACTTAACTAAGTATGTCTCTAGGGAACTAGGGATATCAATCGATATTATAAATCAGATATTTGATAGTGAATTCGATTACTATTCCGCATTAGGATTAGTAGAGGATGAGTCTAGTTCTTCGGATGAACTAGGAGAGACTAATGTTGTTTATATGGATGAATTAATAGATTTTATCAATAATAGAACAAACATACCTAAAACGATTATCGAATCTGTTCTAGATGAAGAAGACAAGTATATGAAGAGACTTGATCTAATAGAAGGATTATAA
- a CDS encoding recombinase family protein, with amino-acid sequence MTTLRPAVGYLRISDNRQKENHSEEIQKRMISEKARQEGYEIILWRFDEAVSGFRKRASKRKKMQLLLNDAKDVEAIFFYDESRITRRIHDFQRDIYLPIKEQYPHVKFFSSESASGEWDPNDPLVQAKLVFANEESSIKSKRAKDAQLSILANNDSDKPSRPGTRTPVGYDLVEGLLIPNEDSPIVTRIFDMASWGYSNEKIKDILNDEKVKTKHISQWHSSTVDYILKNIVYAGHLSWSVKQSKSSLCEMKSEDLEPFKDVHDPIISPVMFSVVTQVKSYKKRYGKLETPFFLRNLLYCGKCNTAFKTKDNSPKGKEGKYQVYRCENCKVNVKVDDIHKEVKSDLSKKWTSNLHQMIEESKSALTGWMKTLKAWKKSVEQTEERILFNKRMISQQEEQEDIETIFKSSKELIKKEKLKINQAIEKIELLNNDMALLEVYSHFKKADISSLLNNELRTLCLTFIDKIKLTYSKDNDFMLSINYRLNPFVEIETSTGQITEELMKQLPEKPKDLKVKK; translated from the coding sequence GTGACAACACTTCGACCAGCTGTAGGTTACTTACGCATTTCAGACAATAGACAAAAAGAGAATCACTCAGAAGAGATTCAAAAAAGAATGATTTCTGAGAAGGCCAGACAAGAAGGTTATGAAATAATCTTATGGAGATTTGATGAAGCAGTAAGTGGCTTCAGAAAGAGAGCATCTAAACGGAAAAAAATGCAGTTACTTCTAAATGATGCAAAAGATGTTGAAGCAATATTTTTTTATGATGAATCTCGTATAACTCGCAGAATTCATGACTTTCAGCGGGATATATATCTTCCTATTAAAGAGCAATATCCACATGTGAAATTCTTTAGTTCAGAATCAGCCAGTGGTGAGTGGGATCCAAACGATCCTTTAGTCCAAGCCAAATTGGTTTTTGCAAATGAAGAATCGAGTATTAAATCTAAACGAGCCAAAGATGCACAACTTAGTATTCTCGCAAATAATGATTCTGATAAACCTAGTCGTCCAGGTACAAGAACACCTGTTGGATATGATTTAGTCGAAGGTTTATTAATACCGAATGAAGATTCCCCGATTGTTACTAGGATATTTGACATGGCATCTTGGGGCTATTCAAATGAAAAAATTAAAGATATTTTAAATGATGAAAAAGTTAAAACAAAGCATATAAGCCAATGGCATAGCAGTACTGTTGATTACATCCTAAAGAATATTGTGTATGCAGGTCACCTTAGTTGGTCTGTAAAGCAATCAAAATCATCCCTGTGTGAAATGAAAAGTGAAGATCTGGAGCCATTTAAAGATGTACATGATCCAATAATTTCTCCTGTAATGTTTTCAGTTGTTACACAAGTTAAAAGCTATAAGAAAAGATACGGTAAACTAGAAACACCATTTTTCCTTAGAAACCTTTTGTATTGCGGCAAATGTAACACAGCGTTCAAGACAAAGGACAATTCACCAAAAGGAAAAGAAGGGAAATATCAAGTGTATCGGTGCGAAAACTGTAAAGTTAATGTTAAAGTCGATGACATTCATAAAGAAGTTAAATCTGATTTGTCAAAGAAATGGACATCAAATCTGCACCAAATGATAGAAGAAAGTAAGTCTGCCCTAACAGGTTGGATGAAAACATTAAAAGCTTGGAAAAAATCAGTAGAACAAACTGAAGAGCGAATTCTCTTTAATAAGCGAATGATAAGTCAACAAGAAGAACAAGAAGATATTGAAACTATCTTCAAAAGCTCTAAAGAACTAATAAAGAAGGAAAAGCTTAAAATTAATCAAGCAATTGAAAAGATTGAATTACTAAACAACGACATGGCTTTGCTTGAGGTATATTCTCATTTCAAAAAAGCTGATATCTCCTCATTACTAAATAACGAATTAAGAACATTGTGCTTAACATTCATTGATAAGATTAAGTTAACTTATAGCAAAGATAATGACTTCATGCTCTCTATTAATTATAGGCTGAACCCCTTCGTTGAGATTGAAACATCTACTGGCCAAATAACCGAAGAATTAATGAAGCAACTGCCTGAAAAACCGAAAGACCTAAAAGTGAAAAAATAA